Proteins from a genomic interval of Nostoc sp. TCL240-02:
- a CDS encoding SDR family NAD(P)-dependent oxidoreductase, whose translation MTDQIVVVTGANNGIGKAIALEMAAQGAVLCLVGHLLETLLAIAQTVQKLSD comes from the coding sequence TTGACTGATCAAATTGTTGTGGTGACAGGAGCAAATAACGGTATTGGAAAAGCGATCGCATTGGAAATGGCGGCGCAAGGTGCTGTACTCTGTTTAGTGGGACATCTTTTAGAAACACTTTTAGCGATCGCTCAGACTGTCCAAAAGCTATCAGATTGA
- a CDS encoding CHAT domain-containing protein: MAKTTRIFGANSVKVKIQKQPERRRKTTLAHFLRLPLYFLIALLCILGSPVLAKVPGSINSSSQSQINNLTSLAVVTDPGSLLEQGKFLYNSGNFAKAVEVLEQAVQAYKQQGESLRQAATLSNLSLAYQQLGLWSQAQQAITNSLNLLKRQDENQNLQILAQSLDIQGRLQQKMGQAEAALATWQQTEEIYRRTDNQSGVVRSLINQAQAWRTQGFYPRAVKTLDRVSQTLKSQPDSIEKTVSLRSLGDALLVVGDLEKSRLALEESLTIARNLQSSADIAASLFSLGNNARKQQNNLLAIAYYQQTVAASPPPLIKVQAQLNHLSLLIQDQQWAKVQTLLPLIESELAQLPSSRASIYARVNFSQSLAKVKGGILQASSQHYYSGFSTKDSAVLLATAIEQSRSLGDKRAEAYSLKSLGSLYEETGQLSYAQELTRQGLALAQSSNAPEITYTLEWQLGRLLRAKKDMNGAIAAYDSAVDTLQSLRRDLVVNKDVVNQDVQFNFRDSVEPIYRESVELLLKSQEGKPDQKILEKARQRIEALQLAELDDFFREACLQGKRVALDQMVDKDNPTAAILYPIILPDELQVIVKIPKQPLQSYTTQISHREVEKLLVELRKNLVNPTATKVVQTQAHEVYNWLLQPIESKLQNSGVDTLVFVLDGPLRNLPMAALYDGKQYLVEKYAIALSVGLQLLDPKPLVKQQLRALTAGLTQPPPGFSKFAPLLAIKSEFDGIAKAGVSTTSLLDGDFKKKNLEGEISAASFNIVHLATHGQFSSRLEDTFILDFDGQINVKDFDTLFRSQGKTIVELLVLSACQTATGDSRAALGLAGAAVRAGARSTIASLWQIDDESTAMFVSAFYRELKSGKITKAKAVHRAQLQLLQHPNYKAPSFWSAYVLIGNWL; encoded by the coding sequence ATGGCTAAAACAACTAGGATTTTTGGCGCAAATTCTGTAAAAGTTAAAATACAGAAGCAGCCAGAGCGTCGGCGTAAAACCACACTGGCTCACTTTTTACGTTTGCCTTTGTACTTCCTGATAGCTTTGCTATGCATCTTGGGTTCACCCGTGCTAGCAAAAGTTCCTGGCTCAATTAATTCCTCATCTCAATCACAAATTAACAATTTGACATCGCTGGCTGTAGTTACTGACCCAGGTTCGCTACTAGAACAAGGCAAGTTTTTATACAATTCTGGTAACTTTGCTAAGGCAGTGGAAGTGTTAGAACAGGCTGTCCAAGCATATAAGCAGCAAGGAGAAAGTCTCAGACAAGCAGCGACACTGAGTAATCTTTCCCTAGCTTACCAGCAACTTGGTTTATGGAGTCAAGCACAGCAGGCAATTACAAATAGCTTAAACTTGCTCAAAAGACAAGATGAAAACCAAAATCTCCAAATCTTAGCCCAATCACTGGATATTCAAGGTCGTCTCCAACAGAAAATGGGACAAGCCGAGGCAGCTTTAGCAACTTGGCAGCAGACAGAAGAAATTTACAGGCGAACGGATAATCAAAGTGGTGTGGTGCGATCGCTAATCAATCAAGCACAGGCGTGGCGAACCCAAGGATTTTACCCTCGCGCTGTCAAAACACTCGATCGGGTAAGTCAGACATTAAAATCTCAACCAGATTCCATAGAAAAGACAGTGAGTTTGCGATCGCTTGGTGATGCTCTTTTAGTAGTGGGCGATTTGGAAAAGTCACGTCTGGCCTTAGAAGAAAGTCTGACAATTGCTCGAAATTTGCAATCAAGTGCAGATATTGCAGCCAGTCTGTTCAGCCTGGGGAATAATGCCCGTAAACAACAAAACAACCTATTGGCGATCGCCTATTATCAACAAACAGTTGCAGCATCTCCCCCACCCTTAATAAAAGTCCAAGCCCAACTCAATCACCTGAGCCTACTGATTCAAGATCAACAATGGGCAAAGGTTCAAACTCTCTTACCATTGATTGAATCCGAACTTGCTCAACTCCCTTCCAGCCGGGCTAGTATTTACGCTCGCGTTAACTTTTCCCAAAGTTTGGCAAAAGTCAAGGGTGGTATATTGCAAGCATCTAGTCAGCATTACTACTCAGGATTCAGCACCAAAGACTCAGCAGTATTACTCGCCACCGCCATCGAGCAATCCCGCAGTTTAGGGGACAAGCGGGCAGAAGCATACTCACTAAAGAGTTTAGGCAGTTTGTATGAAGAAACCGGGCAGTTGTCATACGCGCAAGAGCTTACCCGGCAAGGATTAGCTTTAGCACAGAGCAGCAATGCACCAGAAATTACCTACACCTTAGAGTGGCAGTTAGGTAGATTACTGCGGGCAAAAAAAGATATGAATGGTGCGATCGCAGCCTATGATTCTGCTGTGGACACTCTCCAGTCCCTTCGCAGAGATTTAGTAGTCAATAAAGATGTAGTTAACCAGGATGTACAATTCAACTTTCGGGACAGCGTAGAACCCATCTACCGAGAGTCAGTAGAGTTACTACTAAAATCCCAAGAAGGAAAACCAGATCAAAAAATATTGGAGAAAGCACGCCAACGCATTGAAGCACTCCAACTAGCAGAATTGGACGACTTCTTTCGAGAAGCTTGCCTACAAGGAAAGAGAGTAGCCCTCGATCAAATGGTGGATAAAGATAATCCCACGGCTGCCATCCTTTATCCGATTATTCTTCCTGACGAACTTCAAGTAATTGTCAAAATTCCCAAACAACCCCTGCAAAGCTACACTACTCAGATTTCCCATAGAGAAGTAGAGAAATTGTTAGTAGAACTGCGAAAAAATCTTGTCAATCCCACCGCTACCAAAGTCGTCCAAACCCAGGCGCATGAAGTTTACAACTGGTTGCTTCAACCCATTGAGTCAAAATTGCAAAACAGTGGGGTAGATACCCTAGTGTTTGTCCTGGATGGTCCCTTACGCAATTTACCAATGGCAGCTCTATATGATGGTAAGCAATACTTGGTAGAGAAATATGCAATTGCTCTGAGTGTGGGTCTGCAACTCCTCGATCCTAAACCATTGGTAAAACAGCAGCTAAGAGCGCTAACCGCAGGACTGACTCAGCCACCACCAGGTTTTTCCAAGTTTGCACCGTTGCTTGCGATCAAATCTGAATTTGACGGCATTGCCAAAGCAGGAGTCTCGACAACTAGTTTACTAGATGGAGATTTTAAGAAAAAGAATTTAGAGGGTGAAATTAGTGCTGCTTCATTCAACATAGTGCATTTAGCAACTCACGGTCAGTTTAGTTCCCGCCTTGAAGACACTTTTATTTTGGATTTCGATGGTCAGATCAATGTCAAAGATTTTGATACTCTTTTTCGCAGTCAGGGCAAAACTATAGTAGAGCTACTCGTTTTGAGTGCTTGCCAGACAGCAACAGGAGACAGCCGTGCAGCACTGGGTCTTGCAGGAGCAGCTGTCCGAGCTGGCGCACGCAGTACCATTGCCTCACTGTGGCAGATTGATGATGAATCAACGGCAATGTTTGTTAGTGCCTTCTATCGAGAACTCAAGAGTGGCAAAATCACCAAAGCCAAAGCTGTCCACCGTGCCCAACTACAACTGTTGCAACACCCTAACTACAAAGCACCAAGCTTTTGGTCTGCCTATGTGTTGATTGGCAATTGGTTGTAA
- a CDS encoding ATP-binding sensor histidine kinase, with protein MVENRVDVPGYGIGEKIYTSTRILVYRGWREADQTPVVIKLLKNSYPSLIELAQFRNQYSITKILNVPGVVRIYSLESCQNRPVLILEDFGGISLKEYTVFRRKGLGETGNQENSSSLHPDFLTEFLEIAIALADILADLYHHEIIHKDIKPANILINPTTKQVKLIDFSIASLLPRVNQLSTSPTVLEGTLAYLSPEQTGRMNRGIDYRTDFYSLGVTFYELLTGQLPFQSDDLMELVHCHIAKQPPLLNDKGEIPQILCDIVMKLMAKNAEDRYQSALGLKHDLQICLEQLQSSGNIIPFQLGHRDVCDRFAIPEKLYGREVEVAMLLETFERVRQGTSEMMLVAGSSGIGKTAIVNEVHKPITRQRGYFIKGKFDQFNRNIPFFALVQAFRDLMAQLLTESDAQIEQWKTQILSTLGESGQVIIEVIPELERIIGKQPSLPELSGSAVQSRFNLLFQKFIQVFTTQEHPLVIFLDDLQWADSASLKLMHLLMSEASNSYLLVIGAYRDNEVSSAHPLMLTIEEMRQEAITVSNIVLSPLTETDLNQLIADTLKYSTEQATAIANLVYQKTKGNPFFTNQFLKSLYEDGLIAFASRTGDWQCNLVQIRALSFTEDIVEFVALQLNKLPQQTQNVLKLAACVGNQFDLETLSVVYEKSPVQTAADLWPALKDELILPSGEGYTFFQDESVVMDDLTNDNTPIIITYKFFHDRIQQAAYSLIPDDQKSATHLKIGQLLLSNTSETEQELLIFEIVNQLNLGIELIASQTDRDQLAQLNLLAGKKAKSSTAYQVAIEYLTTGIRLLRSDCWQSQYELTLALHESAADAAYLSGAYEQMEQLARTVIQQAKTPLDLVGIYETKIQAYTAKNDVLGAIAIARQGMSKFGVIFPETPTPQDIQQALQETATLINGRDIAELVDLPVMVAAEKLAVTRIVANVAPAVYIADPNLFPLLVLSQVQASIEYGNAPFSAFCYGCYGILLSGILQDIETADRVGNLALALTDKFNISDIKPTVFYVVGAFITYLKSSLQKSLQLMLEGYKIALETGNVYYVGFNTKDICQYSYFLGRELNSLEEDIRAYCHVLENFKQGTTLNYCRIFWQTVLNLLGKSENPCIITGEALNEAEFVNQLVQANELTGLHYFFLHKLILCYLFENLSQAVETAAKAREYLVAGTGYATVPMFYFYDSLTALAEYRTATASRQETLLERVTENQEKMQTWAHHAPMNYLHKFELVKAEECRVLGQMAQAVDYYDRAIAQAKANRYIQEEALANELAARFYLEWNKEAIAQIYLENAYYTYLSWGAIAKVNQLERQYSQLLLKLFQQDETTSSTLTTTIGFNQSSSTGTEALDLATVMKASHALAGEIELEKLLTTLMQVVIENAGADKSVLLMLQEDNWVVVAQKTSQAIFEEQQFLPHPTPTDENLGIINLHSLPLSASQDVPKAVVNYVSRTTETLVLDDARKETTFANDPYIILWQPKSLLCTPIHNRGQLIGILYLENSLTTGAFTQNRLEVLRLLTAQAAISLQNAMLYNNLAVAKAQLEDYSHTLEQKVEQRTLELNDKNQHLSETLEELQHTQSQLIQTEKMSSLGQMVAGVAHEINNPINFIYGNLTYTNEYCQDLLHLVERYQHYYPQPFPEIQQELEAIDLNFLKPDLQKLLQSMKVGADRIRQIVLSLRNFSRLDEAEMKSVNLHEGIDSTLLILHHRLEEKAHRPGIDVIKEYEQLPEVSCYASQINQVFMNILNNAIDALDSSFINEDRQTKIPAIQIRTKMTDADTVIIQIADNGSGMSDEVKQRLFDPFFTTKPIGTGTGLGLSISHSIVEKHGGRLSVISEPGKGAEFSLSIPLHNTVEQRLLK; from the coding sequence ATGGTAGAAAATCGAGTCGATGTTCCCGGTTATGGGATTGGTGAAAAAATTTACACCAGCACTCGCATCCTGGTTTACCGAGGTTGGCGAGAGGCCGATCAAACTCCTGTTGTGATCAAACTTCTGAAAAATTCTTATCCCAGTCTGATTGAATTGGCTCAATTCAGGAATCAGTACTCAATTACGAAAATCTTAAATGTTCCTGGGGTTGTTCGGATCTATAGTCTGGAAAGTTGTCAAAATCGACCCGTCCTGATTTTAGAAGACTTTGGCGGAATTTCTTTGAAGGAGTACACTGTTTTTAGAAGGAAAGGACTTGGTGAGACAGGAAATCAAGAAAATTCCTCATCTCTGCATCCTGATTTTTTGACTGAGTTTTTAGAGATTGCGATCGCACTTGCCGATATTCTGGCTGATCTCTATCATCACGAAATCATCCACAAGGATATCAAACCCGCCAATATCCTGATAAACCCTACCACAAAGCAGGTCAAACTCATTGACTTTAGCATTGCTTCACTGCTGCCGAGAGTTAACCAACTTTCAACCAGCCCGACTGTTTTAGAAGGAACTCTCGCCTATCTCTCCCCCGAACAAACCGGGCGAATGAATCGGGGGATTGATTATCGCACTGACTTCTATTCTCTCGGAGTCACTTTCTATGAACTCTTAACTGGGCAATTGCCATTTCAATCGGATGATTTGATGGAATTAGTGCATTGTCATATAGCAAAACAACCACCACTTTTAAATGATAAAGGAGAGATTCCCCAAATTCTCTGTGATATCGTCATGAAACTGATGGCAAAGAATGCTGAAGACCGCTATCAGAGTGCATTAGGGCTAAAGCACGATCTGCAAATTTGTTTGGAGCAATTGCAGTCAAGTGGAAATATTATCCCATTTCAGCTAGGGCACAGGGACGTTTGCGATCGCTTTGCAATTCCCGAAAAACTCTATGGACGGGAAGTAGAAGTGGCCATGCTGCTAGAAACTTTTGAACGGGTACGCCAGGGAACTTCTGAAATGATGCTGGTGGCAGGTTCCTCTGGCATTGGAAAAACAGCAATTGTCAACGAAGTTCACAAACCAATCACCCGTCAGCGCGGATACTTTATCAAGGGCAAATTCGATCAATTTAATCGGAATATTCCCTTTTTTGCTTTGGTGCAAGCGTTTCGGGACTTAATGGCACAACTGCTGACAGAGAGTGATGCTCAAATTGAGCAGTGGAAAACTCAAATCTTATCTACCTTGGGTGAAAGTGGTCAAGTAATTATTGAGGTGATTCCAGAACTCGAACGAATCATTGGGAAACAGCCTTCACTCCCGGAATTATCGGGTAGTGCTGTTCAAAGCCGCTTCAATTTGCTGTTTCAGAAATTCATTCAAGTATTCACAACCCAAGAGCATCCCCTAGTTATTTTCCTTGATGATTTACAGTGGGCAGACTCGGCTTCTTTAAAACTGATGCATTTGTTGATGAGTGAAGCCAGCAACTCTTATTTATTAGTGATTGGAGCATATCGGGATAATGAGGTTTCCTCTGCCCACCCCCTGATGTTGACCATTGAGGAAATGCGTCAAGAGGCGATTACAGTTAGTAATATTGTTCTTTCGCCCCTTACCGAAACCGACCTAAATCAACTGATTGCAGATACCCTCAAATATTCAACAGAACAAGCAACTGCGATCGCCAATCTGGTGTATCAAAAGACTAAAGGTAATCCATTTTTTACTAACCAGTTTCTCAAATCGCTGTATGAAGATGGGCTGATTGCCTTTGCCAGCAGAACAGGAGATTGGCAGTGCAATCTGGTTCAAATCCGGGCGCTGTCTTTTACAGAAGATATTGTCGAGTTTGTGGCGCTGCAACTCAACAAATTACCACAGCAGACTCAGAATGTTCTCAAACTGGCTGCTTGTGTCGGCAATCAGTTTGATTTAGAAACCCTATCAGTTGTCTATGAAAAATCTCCAGTCCAAACCGCAGCAGATTTGTGGCCAGCCCTCAAGGATGAATTGATCTTACCCAGTGGGGAAGGGTATACATTTTTTCAGGATGAGTCTGTTGTCATGGATGATTTGACAAATGACAACACACCGATAATTATTACCTACAAATTTTTCCACGATCGCATTCAACAAGCCGCTTATTCACTAATTCCAGACGATCAGAAATCAGCAACTCACCTAAAGATTGGTCAATTGCTGTTGAGCAATACCTCGGAAACTGAGCAAGAATTGCTGATTTTTGAAATTGTTAATCAATTGAATCTTGGCATAGAACTGATCGCATCTCAAACCGATCGCGATCAACTGGCACAACTCAACCTGCTGGCAGGAAAAAAAGCCAAATCTTCCACAGCTTACCAGGTAGCAATTGAGTATTTAACTACCGGGATTCGTTTATTGAGATCCGACTGTTGGCAAAGTCAGTATGAATTAACTCTTGCATTGCACGAATCAGCCGCCGATGCTGCTTATCTTAGTGGCGCGTATGAACAGATGGAGCAATTGGCTCGAACAGTCATCCAGCAAGCCAAAACTCCACTCGATCTAGTCGGTATTTACGAAACCAAAATCCAGGCGTATACAGCTAAAAATGATGTCCTGGGTGCGATCGCGATCGCGCGTCAGGGAATGAGTAAATTCGGCGTGATTTTCCCAGAAACACCCACCCCGCAAGACATTCAGCAAGCCCTCCAAGAAACTGCTACTCTGATTAACGGTCGTGATATTGCAGAATTGGTTGACTTACCTGTGATGGTAGCCGCAGAGAAGCTAGCTGTCACCCGAATTGTGGCAAACGTTGCTCCAGCCGTTTACATTGCTGATCCTAATCTGTTTCCACTACTGGTTTTGTCTCAAGTTCAAGCATCCATTGAGTATGGCAATGCTCCATTTTCTGCCTTTTGTTATGGCTGTTATGGCATTCTGTTGAGCGGAATTCTTCAGGATATTGAAACAGCCGATCGAGTTGGCAATCTTGCCTTGGCACTAACTGACAAATTTAATATTAGTGACATTAAGCCTACAGTTTTTTATGTCGTAGGTGCTTTCATCACCTATTTGAAGTCTTCACTGCAAAAATCTTTGCAGTTAATGCTGGAGGGTTACAAGATTGCTCTAGAAACTGGAAATGTATACTACGTAGGTTTCAATACCAAAGACATCTGCCAATATTCCTATTTCCTAGGTCGAGAATTGAACTCGTTAGAGGAAGACATCCGGGCTTACTGTCATGTTTTGGAAAATTTTAAGCAAGGTACGACTCTAAACTATTGCCGTATCTTTTGGCAAACAGTTTTGAATTTGCTTGGCAAATCTGAGAATCCCTGCATTATAACAGGCGAAGCACTCAACGAAGCCGAATTTGTGAATCAACTGGTTCAAGCCAATGAGTTGACAGGGCTTCACTATTTCTTCCTCCACAAATTGATTCTCTGTTATCTGTTTGAAAACCTTTCTCAAGCAGTGGAAACAGCCGCCAAAGCCAGAGAATATCTAGTTGCGGGAACAGGCTATGCCACTGTGCCGATGTTTTATTTTTATGATTCCCTGACGGCTTTAGCAGAGTATCGCACAGCTACGGCTTCTCGCCAAGAAACATTACTTGAACGGGTTACAGAAAACCAGGAAAAGATGCAGACATGGGCGCACCACGCACCGATGAATTATTTGCACAAATTTGAACTGGTGAAAGCTGAAGAATGCCGAGTCTTGGGACAGATGGCCCAGGCAGTGGATTATTATGATCGCGCGATCGCACAGGCAAAAGCCAATAGATATATTCAGGAAGAAGCTCTCGCCAATGAACTGGCTGCCCGATTTTATTTAGAATGGAACAAAGAAGCGATCGCTCAAATTTACCTCGAAAATGCCTATTACACTTACCTTAGCTGGGGAGCGATCGCCAAAGTTAACCAGTTGGAACGCCAATATTCTCAATTATTGCTTAAGCTGTTTCAGCAGGATGAAACTACTTCTTCAACCCTCACCACTACAATCGGATTTAACCAAAGTAGTTCCACTGGGACTGAAGCATTAGATTTAGCAACGGTGATGAAAGCTTCTCATGCACTGGCTGGAGAAATTGAGTTAGAAAAGCTGTTAACAACCCTAATGCAGGTTGTAATCGAAAATGCCGGGGCTGATAAATCAGTTCTTCTGATGCTTCAAGAGGATAATTGGGTTGTTGTGGCTCAAAAAACTAGTCAAGCGATCTTTGAAGAACAGCAATTTCTGCCACACCCTACGCCTACCGATGAAAACTTGGGGATAATAAACCTGCACTCCCTTCCTCTTTCAGCCAGTCAGGATGTTCCCAAAGCAGTTGTGAATTATGTATCGCGCACCACCGAAACCCTAGTGTTAGATGATGCCCGCAAGGAAACTACCTTCGCCAACGATCCCTACATCATTCTATGGCAACCCAAAAGCCTACTCTGTACGCCTATTCACAATCGTGGCCAACTAATTGGCATCCTATACCTAGAAAACAGTTTGACAACTGGAGCCTTTACCCAAAACCGTCTTGAGGTTTTGCGGTTGCTCACAGCACAAGCTGCCATCTCGCTGCAAAATGCCATGTTGTATAACAATCTAGCTGTAGCAAAAGCTCAATTAGAAGATTACAGCCATACTTTAGAGCAAAAGGTTGAGCAGAGAACTCTGGAGTTGAATGATAAAAATCAGCATCTCTCGGAAACTTTAGAGGAACTGCAACACACTCAAAGCCAACTAATTCAAACTGAAAAAATGTCTTCATTGGGACAAATGGTAGCAGGTGTTGCCCATGAAATTAACAACCCGATTAACTTTATCTATGGCAACCTCACCTATACCAATGAGTATTGTCAAGATTTGCTGCATCTGGTTGAGCGGTATCAGCACTACTATCCTCAACCATTTCCTGAGATTCAACAAGAACTAGAGGCAATAGATTTAAACTTTCTCAAACCAGACTTACAAAAATTGCTGCAATCAATGAAAGTGGGGGCAGATCGCATTCGTCAAATTGTCCTTTCTCTCCGCAATTTCTCGCGTTTGGATGAGGCTGAAATGAAAAGTGTCAATCTTCATGAAGGCATTGACAGCACCCTGTTAATTTTACACCACCGTCTAGAAGAGAAAGCACACCGCCCCGGAATCGATGTAATTAAAGAATATGAACAGTTGCCAGAAGTTAGTTGCTACGCCAGTCAGATCAATCAAGTATTCATGAATATTCTGAACAATGCTATTGATGCCTTAGATTCATCATTCATAAATGAAGATAGGCAAACAAAAATTCCCGCTATCCAAATTCGTACCAAAATGACTGATGCTGATACAGTAATTATTCAAATTGCAGATAATGGGTCTGGGATGTCTGACGAGGTGAAACAGCGCCTATTTGACCCATTTTTCACAACAAAACCTATAGGCACAGGAACAGGTTTAGGATTATCAATTAGCCACTCGATTGTAGAAAAACATGGCGGACGACTAAGTGTAATATCCGAACCGGGAAAAGGAGCGGAGTTTTCTCTTTCTATCCCCTTACATAATACGGTGGAGCAGCGATTGCTTAAGTAA
- a CDS encoding molybdopterin-dependent oxidoreductase — MNEFDQTLEDQSMSYVGMIAKFPLGVHDLKSFITPENHLFVLCHLGIPVIDIQQWSLKISGLVEQNLELSYQNLLSLEYRELTVLHQCSGNPLQPKVPTRLISNVTWGGVSLRAILNQLQVKPEARYVWFVGTDRGVYEGVASDSYIKDIPIRKALDNDVLLAYKLNGEFLSAERGFPLRLVVPGYYGTNFVKWLSHIYVTDRRSPGTFTTTFYNDRVRGDDATLKPVWEVAPESVIVHPSQNEVLYLQPQTHWGWAWASKGIQSVDVSIDGGITWQAAEVEPRMQYAWQRFTFQWTPPTPGQYSLMSRATDYDGAIQPIQQERNAVYTVAVTVKETTVKDSKPFTAAE, encoded by the coding sequence ATGAATGAGTTCGATCAAACTTTAGAAGATCAGAGCATGAGCTATGTGGGAATGATTGCAAAGTTTCCACTGGGTGTTCACGATCTCAAGTCTTTTATTACTCCTGAAAACCATCTATTCGTTCTTTGTCATCTGGGAATCCCAGTCATTGACATTCAGCAATGGAGCTTGAAAATTTCGGGATTAGTAGAGCAGAATCTTGAGTTGTCATATCAAAATTTGCTGAGTCTGGAGTATCGTGAATTAACAGTTTTACACCAATGTTCAGGCAATCCGCTTCAACCCAAGGTTCCGACAAGACTCATTAGTAATGTTACATGGGGTGGAGTTTCGCTCAGAGCAATTCTTAATCAATTGCAAGTTAAACCTGAAGCTCGTTATGTCTGGTTTGTCGGAACTGATCGCGGTGTTTATGAGGGAGTTGCTAGCGATTCATATATAAAAGATATTCCTATCAGAAAAGCATTGGATAATGATGTGCTGCTGGCGTACAAGCTAAACGGTGAGTTTCTGTCAGCAGAGCGGGGTTTTCCTTTGCGGCTGGTGGTTCCGGGCTACTATGGCACGAACTTTGTAAAGTGGCTCTCACATATTTATGTCACAGATCGGCGATCGCCAGGGACCTTTACAACAACTTTCTATAACGATCGAGTTAGAGGCGATGATGCGACTTTAAAACCCGTTTGGGAAGTTGCACCGGAGTCTGTAATTGTTCATCCCTCTCAAAATGAAGTATTATACCTTCAACCTCAAACACATTGGGGCTGGGCCTGGGCATCCAAGGGTATCCAGTCGGTGGATGTTAGTATAGATGGTGGTATCACCTGGCAAGCTGCTGAAGTTGAACCACGGATGCAATATGCTTGGCAACGATTCACGTTTCAATGGACTCCACCAACGCCAGGACAATATAGCTTGATGAGTCGAGCCACTGACTATGATGGAGCAATTCAACCAATTCAGCAAGAGCGCAATGCTGTTTATACAGTAGCCGTCACCGTTAAAGAAACGACGGTAAAAGACTCAAAGCCTTTTACCGCCGCCGAATGA
- a CDS encoding four helix bundle protein: MEKEPIKSHEDLEVYKMAFDVAMKIFELSKKFLVEEKYSLTDQIRRSSRSVCANLAEAWRKRRYEAAFVAKLNDCESEAAETQTWLKFALQCNYLNVETGRELYETYNRVLGILVNIIKNPSSWLIKR; the protein is encoded by the coding sequence ATGGAAAAAGAGCCAATTAAGAGTCATGAAGATTTGGAAGTATACAAAATGGCCTTTGATGTTGCCATGAAAATTTTTGAACTGTCAAAAAAGTTTCTTGTGGAGGAGAAGTATTCATTGACTGATCAAATTCGTCGTTCATCTCGTTCTGTTTGTGCAAATCTTGCAGAAGCATGGAGAAAGCGTCGTTATGAGGCGGCTTTTGTGGCTAAATTGAACGATTGTGAATCGGAAGCGGCAGAAACGCAAACTTGGCTTAAATTCGCACTTCAATGCAATTATCTAAACGTTGAAACAGGCAGAGAACTTTATGAAACTTACAACCGAGTTCTGGGCATTCTAGTAAACATAATCAAAAATCCATCCTCCTGGCTCATCAAACGCTAA